Proteins from a single region of Elusimicrobiota bacterium:
- a CDS encoding YgiQ family radical SAM protein codes for MFLPTTSDEMKKLGWTQCDIILVSGDTYLDSPFIGVAVIGNLLTKEGYKVGIIAQPDIQNEHTA; via the coding sequence ATGTTTCTACCGACAACGTCAGACGAAATGAAGAAGCTGGGCTGGACTCAATGCGACATAATCCTTGTAAGCGGCGACACCTATTTAGACAGCCCGTTTATTGGTGTAGCCGTAATTGGGAATTTATTAACCAAAGAAGGTTATAAAGTCGGGATAATCGCTCAACCGGATATACAAAATGAACATACTGCG